A window of the Bacillus andreraoultii genome harbors these coding sequences:
- a CDS encoding transposase — translation MYFIQYRVVWCVKYRQKVLMVDIDIRVKGILHRIQKKSNPIVYNEVQKWKYSDY, via the coding sequence GTGTACTTCATTCAATACCGTGTTGTATGGTGTGTAAAATATCGCCAAAAAGTATTAATGGTTGATATAGATATAAGAGTAAAGGGAATTCTTCATCGAATTCAAAAAAAATCCAATCCAATCGTATACAACGAAGTACAGAAATGGAAATATAGCGATTATTAA